In the genome of Pseudomonas fluorescens, the window GATTTCGGTGGACAGTTACAAATGCGATTCGGCGTATTCGGCCAGGATCGAGCGTGGTACCCCTTGCAGGGTGATGTGCACCCCGTTCGGGAAGTCCTTGAAGCGTTCAGTGAGGTAGGTCAGCCCGGAGCTGGTCGCGGACAGGTAAGGGGTATCGATCTGTGCGAGGTTACCCAGGCACACCACTTTGGAACCGGCGCCGGCACGGGTGATGATGGTTTTCATCTGGTGCGGCGTGAGGTTCTGGCATTCGTCGATCAAGATCAGGCTCTGCTGGAAGCTGCGGCCCCGGATGTAGTTGAGGGATTTGAACTGCAACGGCACTTTGCTGAGGATGTAGTCGACGCTGCCATGGGTGCTTTCGTCATCCATGTGCAAGGCTTCGAGGTTGTCGGTGATGGCGCCCAGCCACGGCTCCATTTTTTCTGCCTCGGTGCCGGGCAGGAAGCCGATTTCCTGGTCCAGGCCCTGCACGCTGCGGGTGGCGATGATGCGGCGATAACGTTTGCTGACCATGGTCTGCTCGATCGCAGCGGCCAGCGCCAGGATGGTTTTACCCGAACCCGCGGCACCCGACAGGTTGACCAGGTGGATGTCCGGATCGAGCAACGCGTACAACGCCAGGCTCTGATAGATATCACGCGGCTTGAGGCCCCAGGCTTCCTGGTGCAGCAGCGGTTCCTGGTGCAGGTCGAGGATCAGCAAGCGGTCCTCTTCGATCTCCTTGATCCAGCCGACGAAGCCCTGTTCATCAATGATGAATTCGTTGATGTGCACCGCCGGCAGGTTGTCGATCAATTGCACCTGATGCCAGGTGCGGCCGTGGTCCTGACGGGTTTCGACCTTGCTCACGCGGTCCCAGAAAGAGCCGGTCATGTTGTGGTAGCCGTTGGGCAGCAAGGACACGTCATCGACCAGTTGGTCGGTGCTGTAGTCCTCCGCCGCGATCCCGCAGGCGCGCGCCTTGAGGCGCATGTTGATGTCTTTGGTGACCAGCACCACGGGCTTCTTCGGGTCGCGCGCGTGCAGGTCGATCAGTTGATTGATGATTTTGTTGTCGTTCAGGTGCTCGGGCAGAATCAGGTTCGGCTCGGCATGCTTGCTCATCAGAATTGACAGCAAACCCTTGGGTCCGCTTTTGCCACGCTGGATCGGCACACCCTGCTCGACATCCTCGGGTGAGGCATCGCCCAGAGTCTTGTCGATCAGGCGGATGGCCTGGCGGCATTCGGCGGCTACGCTGTGATGCCCGCTCTTGAGCTTGTCGAGTTCTTCAAGCACGGTCATCGGGATCGCGACGTGGTGTTCTTCGAAGTTAAGCAGCGCGTTTGGATCGTGAATCAATACGTTGGTATCGAGTACATAAAGGATTGGCTGGTTGGAAGAAGAGCTACGTCCGTGATCATCCATACTCGGTCACCTTTGTGGGAGCCATTCGACGCAATACCTTGACGGTGCTGCGCCTCGAAGTGACTGCCGAATACACCTGCGGGGACTCAAGTGTTCTGCATACATGCGGGGTCTTGGAAGACGCCACCTGTGTTGCAGGTTTCGGCGGTCTGTCT includes:
- a CDS encoding PhoH family protein, whose protein sequence is MDDHGRSSSSNQPILYVLDTNVLIHDPNALLNFEEHHVAIPMTVLEELDKLKSGHHSVAAECRQAIRLIDKTLGDASPEDVEQGVPIQRGKSGPKGLLSILMSKHAEPNLILPEHLNDNKIINQLIDLHARDPKKPVVLVTKDINMRLKARACGIAAEDYSTDQLVDDVSLLPNGYHNMTGSFWDRVSKVETRQDHGRTWHQVQLIDNLPAVHINEFIIDEQGFVGWIKEIEEDRLLILDLHQEPLLHQEAWGLKPRDIYQSLALYALLDPDIHLVNLSGAAGSGKTILALAAAIEQTMVSKRYRRIIATRSVQGLDQEIGFLPGTEAEKMEPWLGAITDNLEALHMDDESTHGSVDYILSKVPLQFKSLNYIRGRSFQQSLILIDECQNLTPHQMKTIITRAGAGSKVVCLGNLAQIDTPYLSATSSGLTYLTERFKDFPNGVHITLQGVPRSILAEYAESHL